One Kitasatospora sp. NBC_01287 DNA window includes the following coding sequences:
- a CDS encoding TetR/AcrR family transcriptional regulator — protein MNPVGGTSRPGGRTARTRAAVLDAAMAEIAERGYGGLSLERVAERAGVGRATLYRRWGGGPGLVADLLSRIGEDAVPLTETGDLDADLRGYARALATGFAHPTIGPAFCAIVAAAAADPGGQAGTALHAFIDRADHEWGAVVDRAVARGELPGGTVGIEVIRTVSGHVHHRIFFTRDPVDEAFADRVALITSTAAHQGAFVRPGAAPES, from the coding sequence TTGAATCCCGTCGGAGGAACTTCCCGCCCCGGCGGCCGCACCGCGCGCACCCGCGCGGCCGTGCTCGACGCCGCCATGGCCGAAATCGCGGAACGCGGTTACGGGGGGCTCAGCCTGGAGCGGGTCGCCGAGCGCGCTGGGGTCGGCCGGGCCACCCTCTACCGTCGCTGGGGCGGTGGCCCCGGGTTGGTGGCCGACCTGCTGAGCAGGATCGGCGAGGACGCCGTCCCGCTGACCGAGACCGGCGACCTCGACGCCGACCTGCGCGGCTACGCGCGGGCGCTGGCCACCGGCTTCGCCCATCCGACCATCGGCCCGGCGTTCTGCGCGATCGTCGCCGCCGCGGCCGCCGACCCCGGAGGCCAGGCCGGCACCGCGCTGCACGCCTTCATCGACCGGGCCGACCACGAGTGGGGCGCGGTGGTGGACCGGGCGGTGGCGCGCGGCGAACTGCCCGGCGGCACGGTCGGGATCGAGGTGATCCGCACCGTCTCCGGGCACGTGCACCACCGGATCTTCTTCACCCGGGATCCGGTCGACGAGGCCTTCGCGGACCGGGTGGCGCTGATCACCAGTACCGCCGCCCACCAGGGCGCCTTCGTCCGGCCCGGGGCGGCCCCGGAGAGCTGA
- a CDS encoding HAD family hydrolase — protein sequence MTQRLALFDLDNTLLDRDAAFARWAAGFAAEHRLDEAAHSWLLRQDAAHRGPRGGYFQAVHARFGLGGSADELWAGYRRRMPELVACRPADLAALAELRAAGWRTAIVTNGRTDNQQAKIRRTGLADLVDAWCVSEREGLRKPDPALFALAARRCGADPAAGGWMTGDSAEDDIAGGRAAGLRTVWIHRGRPWPAASAATAPDHAVERVADAVRLLLARA from the coding sequence ATGACCCAGCGCCTGGCCCTGTTCGACCTGGACAACACCCTGCTCGACCGCGATGCCGCCTTCGCTCGCTGGGCGGCCGGATTCGCCGCCGAGCACCGGCTCGACGAAGCGGCGCACAGCTGGCTGCTGCGGCAGGACGCGGCGCACCGGGGGCCGCGCGGCGGCTACTTCCAGGCGGTGCACGCGCGGTTCGGGCTCGGCGGCTCGGCGGACGAGCTCTGGGCCGGCTACCGGCGCCGGATGCCCGAGCTGGTGGCCTGCCGTCCGGCCGATCTGGCCGCGCTCGCCGAACTGCGCGCCGCGGGCTGGCGCACGGCGATCGTCACCAACGGCCGGACGGACAACCAGCAGGCCAAGATCCGCCGTACCGGGCTGGCCGACCTGGTCGACGCCTGGTGCGTCTCGGAGCGCGAGGGCCTGCGCAAGCCGGACCCGGCCCTCTTCGCCCTGGCCGCGCGACGCTGCGGCGCCGATCCGGCCGCCGGGGGCTGGATGACCGGCGACAGCGCCGAGGACGACATCGCCGGCGGCCGCGCGGCCGGGCTGCGCACCGTCTGGATCCACCGGGGCCGGCCCTGGCCGGCCGCCTCGGCTGCGACCGCCCCGGACCACGCGGTCGAGCGCGTCGCCGACGCCGTCCGGCTCCTGCTCGCGCGCGCCTGA
- a CDS encoding dsRBD fold-containing protein, with product MRNHWDVELSFEEDGVHTMCEARLVGARAPGLAGHGEALRSAADRPLARIGEEVAAWRALDDLSHKLRAQAAGEIDDEGRRPAYLVY from the coding sequence ATGCGAAACCACTGGGATGTCGAGCTGAGCTTCGAGGAAGACGGGGTGCACACGATGTGTGAGGCCCGGCTGGTCGGGGCCCGCGCCCCGGGACTGGCCGGCCACGGCGAGGCGCTGCGCAGCGCGGCCGACCGGCCGCTGGCCAGGATCGGCGAGGAGGTGGCCGCCTGGCGGGCGCTGGACGACCTCTCGCACAAGCTGCGGGCCCAGGCGGCCGGGGAGATCGACGACGAGGGGCGGCGACCGGCCTACCTGGTGTACTGA
- a CDS encoding NADPH:quinone reductase, producing MKAIVYTTGGGPEVLTLVERPLPEPGPGEVRVRVHVSGVNPTDWKSRTAGLAPGITAQVPNQDGAGVVDAVGPGVDPARVGERVWIWEAARLRADGTAQEYTVLPQRQAVALPAAASFELGAALGIPALTAHRALTVADRGPERLAPGVLVGRTVLVAGGAGAVGNAAVQLARWAGARVLTTVSGPAKAALARAAGADHVVDYRAEDAAAAIRALAPAGVDVIVEVSPAQNAVLDHAVAAPNAVIACYAVNNGPVVSYPIREFMDANLRWQGILVYTLPAEAKEHGVAAVAAAVADGALRVGEAAGLPLHRFPLAKTADAHAAVESAVVGKVLVDVVEPA from the coding sequence ATGAAGGCGATCGTCTACACGACCGGCGGCGGCCCCGAAGTGCTCACCCTGGTCGAGCGGCCGCTGCCGGAGCCGGGCCCCGGCGAGGTCCGGGTCAGGGTGCACGTCTCCGGGGTCAACCCGACCGACTGGAAGAGCCGCACGGCGGGCCTGGCCCCCGGGATCACCGCGCAGGTGCCGAACCAGGACGGCGCCGGCGTGGTTGACGCGGTCGGCCCGGGGGTGGACCCGGCGCGGGTCGGCGAGCGGGTCTGGATCTGGGAGGCCGCCCGGCTGCGGGCCGACGGCACCGCCCAGGAGTACACGGTGCTCCCGCAGCGCCAGGCCGTCGCGCTGCCCGCGGCGGCCTCCTTCGAGCTCGGCGCCGCGCTGGGCATCCCCGCGCTGACCGCGCACCGGGCCCTGACGGTGGCCGACCGGGGGCCCGAGCGGCTGGCCCCGGGCGTGCTGGTGGGGCGCACGGTGCTGGTCGCGGGCGGTGCCGGCGCGGTCGGCAACGCGGCCGTCCAGCTGGCCCGGTGGGCCGGGGCGCGAGTGCTGACCACGGTCAGCGGTCCGGCCAAGGCGGCGCTGGCCCGGGCGGCGGGCGCCGACCACGTGGTCGACTACCGGGCCGAGGACGCCGCCGCCGCGATCCGCGCGCTGGCACCGGCCGGGGTGGACGTGATCGTGGAGGTCTCGCCCGCGCAGAACGCGGTGCTCGACCACGCGGTGGCCGCGCCGAACGCGGTGATCGCCTGCTACGCGGTGAACAACGGCCCGGTGGTCAGCTATCCGATCCGCGAGTTCATGGACGCCAATCTGCGCTGGCAGGGCATCCTCGTCTACACCCTGCCCGCCGAGGCCAAGGAGCATGGCGTGGCGGCGGTCGCGGCGGCGGTGGCCGACGGGGCGCTGCGGGTGGGTGAGGCGGCGGGGTTGCCGCTGCACCGCTTCCCGCTGGCCAAGACCGCCGACGCCCACGCGGCGGTGGAGAGCGCGGTGGTCGGCAAGGTGCTGGTGGACGTGGTGGAACCGGCCTAG
- a CDS encoding helix-turn-helix domain-containing protein → MDQRTELSEFLRSRRARLQPQDVGLAHYGGRRRVPGLRREELAQLAGVSVAYYTRLEQGHAENVSTTVLDAIAGALRLTPAEREHLSRLVRPVSGRSRATVRPQRIRPELQQLLDTMHPVPTCVLGRRLDVLAWNPLYCALFGDYATLPPEQRNLAWQLFRDPASRELFVDWDGKAADVVASLRLEAGRYPDDPRLCALVGELSVKSEDFRRLWAIYNVHDKGHGSKELHHPVVGRLLLRYETLALPADPDQVLLTYHAEPGSASAESLRLLASWWASSEEPEGSRAR, encoded by the coding sequence ATGGACCAGCGCACCGAACTGAGCGAGTTCCTCCGGTCCCGGCGGGCCCGGCTGCAGCCCCAGGACGTCGGGCTCGCCCACTACGGCGGCCGCCGCCGGGTGCCCGGGCTGCGCCGGGAGGAGTTGGCGCAGCTGGCCGGGGTCAGTGTCGCGTACTACACGCGGCTCGAACAGGGTCACGCAGAGAACGTCTCCACCACCGTGCTCGACGCGATCGCCGGCGCGCTGCGGCTCACCCCGGCCGAGCGCGAGCACCTCTCCCGCCTGGTCCGCCCGGTCTCCGGACGCTCGCGCGCCACCGTGCGCCCGCAGCGGATCCGGCCCGAACTGCAGCAGCTGCTGGACACCATGCACCCGGTCCCCACCTGCGTGCTGGGCCGGCGCCTCGACGTGCTCGCCTGGAACCCGCTGTACTGCGCGCTCTTCGGCGACTACGCGACGCTGCCGCCGGAGCAGCGCAACCTGGCCTGGCAGCTCTTCCGCGACCCGGCCTCGCGCGAGCTCTTCGTCGACTGGGACGGCAAGGCCGCCGACGTGGTCGCCAGCCTGCGCCTGGAGGCCGGCCGGTATCCGGACGACCCCCGGCTGTGCGCGCTGGTCGGCGAACTCTCGGTGAAGAGCGAGGACTTCCGCCGGCTCTGGGCGATCTACAACGTGCACGACAAGGGGCACGGCAGCAAGGAGCTGCACCACCCGGTCGTCGGCCGGCTCCTGCTGCGCTACGAGACCCTCGCGCTGCCGGCCGACCCCGACCAGGTGCTGCTCACCTACCACGCCGAACCCGGATCCGCCTCGGCCGAGTCGCTGCGGCTGCTGGCCAGCTGGTGGGCCAGCTCCGAGGAGCCCGAAGGCTCCAGGGCCCGCTGA
- a CDS encoding NAD(P)-dependent alcohol dehydrogenase, which produces MTQTTVAAYASPAPSAPLEKTTIPRRALGEHDVLIDIKFAGICHSDIHQVNGDWGIGTFPMVPGHEIAGVVAEVGAGVTGYAVGDRVGVGCFVDSCRECDNCRAGLEQYCTGAGGMVGTYNAEGRDGTPNHGGYSTHIVVDENYVLRIPEGLGLDEAAPLLCAGITTYSPLAHWHAGPGKKVAVVGLGGLGHMGVKIAHALGAEVTVLSQTLSKREDGLRLGADHYYATSDPATFERLAGTFDLILNTVSADLDLNAYLGLLRTDGTMVQVGAPEEPMPVACFALIGQRKSLAGSMIGGIKETQEMLDFCAEHGIGADIEVIAANQINEAYARVLKSDVRYRFVIDTATI; this is translated from the coding sequence ATGACACAGACCACTGTCGCCGCCTATGCCTCCCCCGCCCCGAGCGCCCCGCTGGAGAAGACCACCATCCCCCGTCGTGCGCTGGGCGAGCACGACGTGCTGATCGACATCAAGTTCGCCGGCATCTGCCACTCCGACATCCACCAGGTCAACGGTGACTGGGGCATCGGCACCTTCCCGATGGTCCCGGGCCACGAGATCGCGGGCGTGGTCGCCGAGGTCGGCGCCGGGGTCACCGGGTACGCGGTCGGTGACCGGGTCGGCGTCGGCTGTTTCGTCGACTCCTGCCGCGAGTGCGACAACTGCCGTGCGGGCCTGGAGCAGTACTGCACCGGCGCCGGCGGCATGGTGGGCACCTACAACGCCGAGGGCCGCGACGGCACGCCGAACCACGGCGGTTACTCGACCCACATCGTGGTGGACGAGAACTACGTGCTGCGGATCCCCGAGGGCCTGGGCCTGGACGAGGCCGCGCCCCTGCTCTGCGCCGGCATCACCACCTACTCGCCGCTCGCGCACTGGCACGCGGGTCCGGGTAAGAAGGTCGCCGTGGTGGGCCTGGGCGGGCTCGGGCACATGGGCGTCAAGATCGCCCACGCGCTGGGCGCCGAGGTCACGGTGCTCAGCCAGACGCTGAGCAAGCGCGAGGACGGCCTGCGGCTGGGTGCGGACCACTACTACGCGACCAGCGACCCGGCCACCTTCGAGCGGCTGGCCGGCACCTTCGACCTGATCCTCAACACCGTCTCGGCCGACCTGGACCTCAACGCCTACCTGGGCCTGCTGCGCACCGACGGCACCATGGTGCAGGTCGGCGCGCCCGAGGAGCCGATGCCGGTGGCCTGCTTCGCGCTGATCGGTCAGCGCAAGTCGCTGGCCGGCTCGATGATCGGCGGCATCAAGGAGACCCAGGAGATGCTGGACTTCTGCGCCGAGCACGGCATCGGTGCCGATATCGAGGTGATCGCGGCGAACCAGATCAACGAGGCCTACGCGCGGGTGCTGAAGAGCGACGTGCGCTACCGCTTCGTGATCGACACCGCCACGATCTGA
- a CDS encoding PLP-dependent aminotransferase family protein: MSNRADAPALAARAASVGASPVREILALTARPEVISFAGGLPAPELFDAAGLRAAYDRVLAERPHQVLQYSTTEGDPELRGAVAARLTGGGLATGADDLIITTGSQQGLALLATALLEPGDTVLVEDPSYLAALQCFGLAGARVLPVPTDADGVDPVALAELVRGERPKLLYLVPTFQNPTGRTMPGPRRRAVAEVAERHGVWIVEDDPYGELRFEGEREPWLASYPAAADRTVLLGSFSKVLAPGLRLGWLRAPAALRRACVIAKQAADLHTSTVDQAAAARYLADSDLDAHLAKVTAAYRARRDALLAGLPQALPAGSSWNRPAGGMFLWVRLPDGHDATALLTRAVAQDVAYVPGAPFFAGPADAAALRMSFTTHTPEEIAEGLRRLGKALGG, encoded by the coding sequence ATGAGCAACCGAGCCGATGCCCCTGCCCTAGCCGCGCGCGCCGCCAGCGTCGGTGCGTCACCGGTCCGCGAGATCCTGGCGCTGACCGCCCGGCCGGAGGTCATCTCCTTCGCCGGCGGTCTGCCCGCCCCCGAACTCTTCGACGCGGCGGGCCTGCGCGCCGCCTACGACCGGGTGCTCGCCGAGCGGCCGCACCAGGTGCTGCAGTACTCGACCACCGAGGGTGACCCCGAGCTGCGGGGCGCGGTCGCCGCCCGGCTGACCGGCGGCGGCCTGGCCACCGGGGCGGACGACCTGATCATCACCACCGGCTCGCAGCAGGGGCTGGCACTGCTGGCCACCGCGCTGCTGGAACCCGGTGACACCGTGCTGGTGGAGGATCCCAGCTACCTGGCCGCGCTGCAGTGCTTCGGCCTGGCCGGTGCCCGGGTGCTGCCGGTGCCCACCGACGCGGACGGCGTCGACCCGGTGGCGCTGGCCGAGTTGGTGCGCGGCGAGCGGCCCAAGCTGCTCTACCTGGTGCCCACCTTCCAGAACCCGACCGGGCGCACCATGCCGGGCCCGCGCCGCCGGGCGGTCGCCGAGGTGGCCGAGCGGCACGGGGTGTGGATCGTCGAGGACGACCCGTACGGCGAGCTGCGGTTCGAGGGCGAGCGGGAGCCGTGGCTGGCGTCCTACCCGGCGGCGGCCGACCGCACGGTGCTGCTGGGCAGCTTCTCCAAGGTGCTGGCGCCGGGCCTGCGGCTGGGCTGGCTGCGGGCGCCCGCCGCGCTGCGGCGCGCCTGCGTGATCGCCAAGCAGGCCGCCGACCTGCACACCTCGACGGTCGACCAGGCCGCCGCCGCCCGGTACCTGGCGGACAGCGACCTGGACGCGCACCTGGCCAAGGTCACCGCCGCCTACCGTGCGCGACGCGACGCGCTGCTGGCCGGGCTGCCCCAGGCGCTGCCGGCCGGCAGCAGCTGGAACCGGCCGGCCGGCGGGATGTTCCTCTGGGTCCGGTTGCCGGACGGGCACGACGCGACCGCCCTGCTGACCCGGGCGGTCGCGCAGGACGTCGCCTACGTGCCCGGCGCGCCGTTCTTCGCCGGGCCCGCCGACGCGGCCGCGCTGCGGATGTCCTTCACCACCCACACCCCCGAGGAGATCGCCGAGGGGCTGCGCCGGCTCGGCAAGGCGCTGGGCGGCTGA